The following coding sequences lie in one Streptomyces xiamenensis genomic window:
- a CDS encoding exopolysaccharide biosynthesis polyprenyl glycosylphosphotransferase: MPTDSVSVPDTGIRPRTLLPIRAPAPGPAPVVLPAPGRASAPPPDGPRAPRRRRRPGITGLLLGADVLAVVLVAALSTQPLHGLAVLAVLLPLNAWAGFYRPSPMAAALDELPRLCGHGLLGWLLGGGGPAFLLVPLLAAAARGAVYQLRRVAVRERPRATLVVGTGTAARRVAALLTEHPEYGMRPTAQAEPHEVAAALAEHGVRTVVFTRAQEDGTPLRRCWEAGCSVWLVDPEPPLWFPAPATHLWGYTCRRLDPPERHPWGAGFLKRLVDITGAALALLLAAPVLGACALAVRLADGPGVIFRQERVGRAGKPFTMLKFRTLRPDTDQEAATRWNIAGDDRVSPVGRLLRRTSLDELPQLWNVLRGDMSLVGPRPERPHFVAEFSRTYPGYADRHRMPVGLTGLAQVSGLRGDTSIEDRTRFDNLYIETWSLWADLRIMLRTTASCFRLGGS, from the coding sequence ATGCCCACGGATAGCGTCAGCGTGCCGGACACCGGCATCCGGCCGCGTACCCTGCTGCCGATCCGCGCCCCCGCGCCGGGGCCCGCCCCCGTCGTGCTGCCCGCGCCGGGACGGGCCAGCGCGCCCCCGCCGGACGGGCCCCGCGCCCCCCGGCGCCGCCGGCGGCCCGGCATCACCGGGCTGCTGCTCGGCGCCGACGTGCTCGCCGTCGTCCTCGTGGCCGCGCTGAGCACCCAACCGCTGCACGGCCTCGCCGTGCTCGCCGTCCTGCTGCCGCTCAACGCCTGGGCCGGGTTCTACCGCCCCAGCCCCATGGCCGCCGCCCTCGACGAGCTGCCCCGGCTGTGCGGCCACGGCCTGCTCGGCTGGCTGCTCGGCGGCGGCGGCCCCGCCTTCCTCCTCGTGCCGCTGCTCGCCGCCGCCGCGCGCGGCGCCGTCTACCAGCTGCGCCGCGTCGCCGTGCGCGAACGGCCGCGCGCCACCCTCGTCGTGGGCACCGGCACCGCGGCCCGCCGGGTCGCCGCGCTCCTCACCGAACACCCCGAGTACGGCATGCGTCCCACCGCCCAGGCCGAGCCGCACGAGGTGGCCGCCGCACTCGCCGAACACGGGGTGCGCACCGTCGTCTTCACCCGCGCCCAGGAGGACGGCACCCCGCTGCGCCGGTGCTGGGAAGCCGGCTGCTCCGTGTGGCTGGTGGACCCCGAGCCGCCGTTGTGGTTCCCGGCCCCCGCCACCCACCTGTGGGGCTACACCTGCCGCCGCCTTGACCCGCCCGAACGCCACCCCTGGGGGGCCGGCTTCCTCAAGCGGCTGGTCGACATCACCGGTGCCGCCCTCGCGCTGCTGCTCGCCGCACCCGTTCTCGGCGCCTGCGCGCTCGCCGTCCGCCTCGCCGACGGCCCCGGGGTCATCTTCCGGCAGGAACGCGTCGGCCGGGCCGGCAAGCCCTTCACCATGCTCAAGTTCCGCACCCTGCGCCCCGACACCGACCAGGAGGCCGCCACCCGCTGGAACATCGCGGGCGACGACCGGGTGAGCCCGGTCGGCCGGCTGCTGCGCCGCACCTCCCTCGACGAACTGCCCCAGCTGTGGAACGTCCTGCGCGGCGACATGAGCCTGGTCGGCCCGCGCCCCGAACGCCCGCACTTCGTCGCCGAGTTCAGCCGTACGTACCCCGGGTACGCCGACCGCCACCGGATGCCGGTCGGGCTGACAGGACTGGCCCAGGTCAGCGGTCTGCGCGGGGACACCTCCATCGAGGACCGTACCCGCTTCGACAACCTCTACATCGAGACCTGGTCACTGTGGGCGGACCTGCGCATCATGCTGCGCACCACCGCCTCCTGCTTCCGGCTCGGGGGCAGCTGA